In a genomic window of Candidatus Methylomirabilis tolerans:
- a CDS encoding GxxExxY protein produces MNKLDLHKSVLSAKSADCDSQTYAIIGAAMEVHKTLGHGFLEAVYQEALAREFSMQSMPFRREAEMPVLYKGERLNTGYRADFVCFDAVVVELKALQAIGGIEEAQVINYLKATGLQRGILLNLGTTSLQYKRLVFNLRESAQSADGNP; encoded by the coding sequence ATGAACAAACTTGATCTCCATAAATCTGTGCTATCTGCGAAATCTGCGGATTGCGATTCTCAAACCTATGCCATCATCGGCGCGGCGATGGAGGTGCATAAGACCCTTGGTCACGGATTCCTCGAAGCAGTTTACCAGGAGGCCCTCGCTCGCGAGTTCTCCATGCAAAGCATGCCTTTTCGGCGGGAAGCTGAGATGCCGGTTCTGTACAAAGGGGAGCGGCTGAACACGGGCTACCGGGCTGATTTCGTTTGCTTCGACGCCGTCGTCGTAGAATTGAAGGCCCTCCAAGCCATCGGTGGAATCGAGGAGGCACAAGTTATTAATTATCTGAAAGCAACGGGGCTGCAGCGTGGAATCCTCCTAAACCTTGGCACAACTAGCCTTCAATATAAACGTCTTGTCTTTAATCTGCGTGAATCTGCGCAATCTGCGGATGGCAATCCATGA